The following proteins are co-located in the Gloeocapsa sp. PCC 7428 genome:
- the hflX gene encoding GTPase HflX, with the protein MQTIYGNTQGIKSSQIKRLQALYEQQQPRDRFITSEFAASLAAMTTEIHQPICCYINRRGQVIRIAVGTPSQTQIPPQELPRRSAERLSKIRCIATQFNSEPPSEAALTTMVRQRLDALIVLSVADRQVKEAFTAHLASDVNIPWVISPPLSLVDLTKQDFDEFVEEWEKEIAQASDGTFLSQEIASDQDRVLLVGVQTDDVAAQRFEDGLAELARLVESAGGIVLDTVRQKRSRPHPQTVVGQGKAEEIALLAQKLGANLIVVDRDISPSQARNLEQEIGIRVVDRTEIILDIFAQRARSSAGKLQVELAQLEYMLPRLRGRGREMSRLGGGIGTRGPGETRLETERRAIQRRIAQLQQEVNQLQAHRSRIRQQRHQQDIPVMALVGYTNAGKSTLLNVLTNAEVYTADQLFATLDPTTRKLVITQPNQERRSILLTDTVGFIHELPPPLMDAFRATLEEVIEADALLHVVDLSHPAWESHMTSVQEILAEMPAIPAKSLIAFNKIDRVDSETLAKAQQEYPQAVFISATERLGLETLKQRSLQLSDELATITVTQKS; encoded by the coding sequence ATGCAAACTATTTATGGCAATACTCAAGGGATAAAATCGAGCCAAATCAAGCGATTACAAGCGCTTTACGAGCAACAGCAACCGAGAGATAGATTCATTACCTCAGAATTTGCCGCTTCCTTAGCTGCAATGACTACAGAAATTCACCAACCAATTTGTTGTTATATCAATCGGCGCGGGCAAGTTATCCGAATTGCCGTAGGAACACCAAGTCAAACTCAAATTCCACCTCAAGAATTACCGCGTCGCAGTGCGGAACGCTTGAGCAAAATTCGTTGCATTGCTACTCAATTCAATTCAGAACCGCCATCAGAAGCCGCATTGACGACAATGGTACGTCAACGTTTAGATGCTCTTATTGTATTAAGCGTGGCTGATCGCCAAGTAAAAGAAGCTTTTACAGCACACCTTGCTTCTGATGTCAATATCCCTTGGGTAATTTCACCTCCTTTGAGCTTGGTTGATCTCACCAAACAAGACTTTGATGAGTTCGTTGAGGAATGGGAAAAGGAAATTGCTCAAGCAAGCGATGGAACATTCCTATCGCAGGAAATTGCCTCTGACCAAGACAGAGTGCTGCTGGTAGGGGTACAAACAGATGATGTAGCTGCGCAACGATTTGAAGATGGATTAGCAGAATTGGCGCGTTTAGTCGAAAGTGCTGGAGGAATCGTACTCGATACGGTACGGCAAAAACGCAGTCGCCCCCATCCCCAAACAGTTGTTGGACAAGGAAAAGCTGAAGAAATTGCGCTTTTGGCTCAAAAGCTAGGAGCTAATCTGATTGTTGTTGACCGAGATATTTCTCCATCGCAAGCCCGTAACCTAGAGCAGGAGATTGGTATTCGAGTTGTAGACCGCACAGAAATAATTCTAGATATTTTTGCGCAACGCGCTCGTTCTAGTGCAGGTAAATTACAAGTAGAACTAGCACAACTCGAATATATGCTACCTCGGCTGCGCGGTCGCGGTCGAGAGATGTCAAGGCTAGGTGGCGGAATTGGTACGCGCGGACCAGGTGAAACCCGACTAGAGACAGAACGACGGGCAATTCAACGCAGAATTGCCCAGCTACAGCAAGAAGTCAATCAATTACAAGCCCACCGGAGTCGCATCAGACAACAACGACACCAGCAAGATATTCCCGTTATGGCGTTAGTCGGCTATACGAATGCGGGTAAATCAACTTTGCTGAATGTGTTAACTAATGCCGAAGTTTACACCGCAGACCAACTTTTTGCCACGCTCGACCCGACAACACGCAAGTTAGTTATTACACAACCAAATCAAGAACGCAGGTCGATTCTGCTAACAGATACTGTAGGGTTTATTCACGAACTTCCGCCACCGCTGATGGATGCTTTCCGTGCCACATTGGAGGAAGTCATTGAAGCTGATGCCTTGCTTCATGTTGTAGATTTATCGCACCCAGCTTGGGAAAGCCATATGACAAGTGTGCAAGAAATACTCGCCGAAATGCCTGCGATTCCAGCAAAAAGTTTAATTGCTTTTAATAAGATTGACCGAGTAGATAGCGAAACTTTAGCGAAGGCGCAGCAAGAGTATCCCCAAGCTGTATTTATTTCCGCAACTGAGCGTTTGGGTTTAGAGACTCTCAAGCAGCGATCGCTGCAACTGAGCGATGAACTTGCAACTATTACCGTAACACAAAAGTCGTAA
- a CDS encoding glycosyltransferase, which produces MTHFGIICPPYLGHLNPLAALGRELQSRGHRVTFLQIPDLALKVQSQGINYYPIGEAIYQPGSMAQTFTQLGKLSAIKALRYSLDFCQQMVEIICQDAPKAIAATGIEVLLVDQLEPVGETVAEHLNLPFICVSGAQIIHRRVDVPPFFTSWNYQNTHQSKIRNRLAYYLLDRSCQPLLQTINRYRLMWKLPEYRHIYASNAQAHISQQPELFEFPIPDLPSHLHYVGPLRNAAPQSVSFPYEKLTGQPMIYASLGSVQNTKQRVFSCIAAACQGLDVQLAIAHGGGMSAEGVRSLPGSPLVVEYAPQPDILAHASLTITHAGMNTTLDSLTYGVPVVAIPITFEQPGTGARIRSTKVGEVLALHKLNISNLRSTIKRVLTDNSYKQNACRIQQSIQLSGGVKRAANIIEQVTRSQRGAIAVV; this is translated from the coding sequence ATGACTCACTTTGGTATTATTTGTCCGCCTTATCTTGGACACCTCAATCCTCTAGCGGCGTTGGGACGAGAACTTCAATCACGCGGTCATCGTGTTACCTTTTTACAAATTCCAGATTTGGCATTGAAGGTGCAATCACAGGGAATAAACTATTATCCTATTGGTGAAGCCATTTATCAACCTGGTTCAATGGCACAAACTTTTACTCAACTGGGAAAGCTTAGCGCTATTAAGGCGTTGCGTTATTCTCTCGACTTTTGCCAGCAGATGGTTGAGATAATTTGCCAAGATGCACCCAAAGCGATCGCCGCGACAGGAATAGAAGTTTTACTCGTAGATCAACTCGAACCCGTTGGTGAAACGGTAGCTGAACATCTCAATCTTCCATTCATCTGCGTTTCTGGCGCACAGATCATTCACCGCCGAGTTGACGTTCCTCCTTTTTTCACTTCCTGGAATTACCAAAATACACATCAGTCAAAAATTCGCAATCGCTTAGCTTATTACCTTTTAGATCGCAGTTGTCAACCACTCTTACAAACGATTAATCGCTACCGCTTGATGTGGAAATTGCCTGAGTATCGCCACATTTATGCTTCCAATGCACAAGCGCACATCAGTCAACAGCCTGAGTTATTCGAGTTTCCAATTCCCGATTTGCCATCGCACCTTCATTACGTTGGTCCATTACGAAATGCTGCACCACAATCGGTTTCATTTCCCTATGAGAAGTTGACTGGACAGCCGATGATTTATGCTTCTTTAGGAAGCGTACAGAACACCAAGCAACGAGTGTTTAGTTGCATTGCAGCGGCTTGTCAAGGACTCGACGTACAACTCGCGATCGCGCATGGGGGTGGGATGAGTGCAGAAGGAGTGCGATCGCTTCCTGGTTCTCCTTTAGTCGTCGAGTATGCTCCGCAACCAGATATTCTCGCGCACGCTAGTCTAACGATAACTCATGCAGGTATGAATACAACATTAGATTCGCTTACCTACGGCGTACCTGTAGTCGCAATTCCGATTACATTTGAGCAACCAGGAACGGGCGCGCGAATTCGTTCTACAAAAGTAGGAGAAGTGCTTGCGCTGCACAAACTCAATATTTCCAACCTGCGATCGACAATTAAGCGAGTGTTGACAGACAATTCTTACAAACAGAATGCTTGCAGAATTCAGCAGTCAATTCAACTTTCAGGCGGCGTGAAACGGGCAGCAAATATTATTGAACAGGTGACGCGATCGCAACGAGGGGCGATCGCGGTAGTGTAA
- the crtW gene encoding beta-carotene ketolase CrtW translates to MNICDRLWRGAVCNRSSYHDVGLEQFVSEMSKSYGLVIALVIISLWAASLILLLCLDITKLSIWSIPIAIVWQTFLYTGMFITAHDAMHGSVCRQNKKINHLIGTLTVFLYGFFSYQQLLKNHWLHHHHPASEIDPDHHDGNSNPIHWYFQFMKEYWSWKQVIGMTLAFNLAKYALPISQTNLILFWLIPPILSSIQMFYFGTFLPHREPESGYVYPHCAQTIALPIFWSFISCYHFGYHREHHEFPHVAWWQLPAVYKHRALASPSTGAQL, encoded by the coding sequence TTGAATATCTGCGATCGCCTTTGGCGCGGTGCTGTGTGTAATCGTTCGTCCTACCATGATGTAGGTTTAGAACAATTTGTCTCTGAAATGTCTAAAAGTTATGGGCTAGTAATTGCTTTAGTGATAATCAGTCTTTGGGCAGCTAGTTTGATTTTACTGCTTTGCCTTGATATTACTAAACTTTCCATTTGGTCAATACCAATCGCGATAGTATGGCAAACGTTCCTTTATACAGGGATGTTCATTACTGCGCATGATGCCATGCATGGTTCAGTGTGCCGTCAAAACAAGAAAATTAATCATTTGATTGGGACGCTGACTGTATTTCTCTATGGATTTTTTTCCTATCAACAACTTTTGAAAAATCACTGGCTTCATCATCATCATCCAGCTAGTGAGATTGACCCCGATCATCATGATGGCAATAGCAATCCAATTCATTGGTATTTTCAGTTTATGAAAGAATACTGGAGTTGGAAACAAGTTATAGGAATGACGCTTGCATTTAATCTAGCTAAATACGCTTTGCCAATTTCTCAGACAAATCTTATTTTATTTTGGCTTATTCCACCGATTCTCAGTTCGATTCAAATGTTTTATTTTGGTACGTTTTTGCCCCATCGAGAACCGGAATCAGGATACGTTTATCCACACTGCGCTCAAACGATCGCATTGCCAATTTTTTGGTCATTCATCAGTTGCTATCACTTCGGCTATCACCGAGAACATCACGAGTTTCCTCATGTAGCTTGGTGGCAACTACCAGCTGTTTACAAGCATAGAGCATTGGCATCGCCTTCGACTGGCGCACAGTTATGA
- a CDS encoding chlorophyll a/b-binding protein → METQRSSTNVPPVAPAYNGIDRNAWIFGWNPQQELWNGRLAMIGFVAYLLWDLAGYSVLRDVLNLIH, encoded by the coding sequence ATGGAAACTCAACGTTCTTCTACCAACGTACCGCCTGTAGCTCCTGCATACAACGGTATTGACCGTAATGCTTGGATCTTCGGTTGGAATCCTCAACAAGAACTATGGAATGGACGCTTAGCAATGATTGGATTTGTTGCTTACTTATTGTGGGATTTAGCTGGTTATAGTGTCCTACGTGATGTACTTAACTTAATCCATTAA
- a CDS encoding di-heme oxidoredictase family protein, with translation MQRRSLIGVLLIVVVVGILGYLLELSFPIRPPTLDSTYTPLAKPAPQEIGSYDVLGTPVSKAEAEQLLQTETGKVLLAPDNGAIAITQNLIDLGRDAFYRETFGNEYFFTDVVGAIDGSINLVSVSKAIAALGGKHTTNLQIPLDRDVTVGGRTFKAGTKLNTGLDVPAGSLVPLGMTLVKSGAKLRMGLTCALCHATVDKETGRIIEGSPNNDLDCGLLQAFATNSAAMFRQTGINPITLLAGENTYINADGQTAQLPDPQALEDAVDDQLLAWAPGNFDSTPDNNNNPSQIPSSYTFDTYPYGWSGFSSVGWFHGLTTLNNNVHAANSDPTSDSYGSKYLLGIDKETYLGVMLQNAANPKFRLPQGTKPSEFFEKNDPTPGQPGINEVIKMPGHPKGSIFVLDGLLASSPGYLAGEQLNGMSAYQNTLAPPPHEPTSDTEVLRRGAAVFEKANCASCHSGRYFTNHDVIPEQEVQAQPSRAAALAKFPQMFIPPETYPGNIAVPPPADPPVISVPLDITPQRVRDLAYAVGNPAGGYKVQNLIGLYLTAPYLHDGGVAASSEALQQDADGFYTVANPDQMGLAGTSMQWINPDPEASLRVLLDRNLREVAINQNRASRDLQMINADGSGHNYWVDARAGFTAQQQTDLIQFLLSIDDDPAVLPDPTLKVATATEQE, from the coding sequence ATGCAACGACGCTCACTGATTGGGGTGCTGCTAATTGTGGTTGTGGTTGGTATTCTGGGCTACTTGCTCGAACTGTCCTTTCCCATTCGACCGCCTACACTAGATAGCACCTATACACCTCTAGCCAAGCCTGCACCACAAGAAATTGGTTCCTACGATGTGCTGGGTACGCCTGTGAGTAAAGCAGAAGCAGAACAACTGCTGCAAACCGAGACAGGGAAAGTTCTACTAGCACCTGATAATGGTGCGATCGCGATTACTCAAAACCTCATCGATTTAGGACGCGATGCGTTTTACCGCGAAACCTTCGGTAACGAATACTTTTTCACCGATGTTGTGGGTGCGATTGATGGATCAATTAATTTGGTGAGTGTGAGTAAGGCGATCGCCGCCCTCGGAGGTAAGCACACCACTAACTTGCAGATTCCGCTCGATCGCGATGTCACCGTTGGTGGACGGACTTTCAAAGCTGGTACGAAATTAAACACTGGCTTAGACGTGCCTGCGGGTTCACTCGTCCCTTTAGGAATGACGCTTGTGAAATCAGGTGCCAAACTCCGTATGGGTTTAACCTGTGCGCTGTGTCATGCAACCGTAGATAAAGAAACAGGACGCATCATCGAAGGTTCGCCAAACAACGACCTAGATTGTGGGCTATTGCAAGCCTTTGCAACTAACTCAGCGGCGATGTTTCGGCAAACGGGAATCAACCCTATAACGCTACTAGCAGGGGAAAACACCTACATCAACGCCGATGGTCAAACAGCACAACTACCCGATCCGCAAGCTTTGGAAGATGCTGTAGATGACCAACTTCTGGCGTGGGCACCTGGTAATTTTGATTCCACCCCAGACAACAACAATAATCCTTCACAAATTCCCTCGTCTTACACCTTTGATACCTACCCCTACGGCTGGAGTGGATTTTCCTCAGTAGGCTGGTTTCATGGATTAACAACGCTCAACAATAACGTTCATGCTGCCAACTCCGACCCTACCTCTGATTCCTACGGTAGTAAATATCTGCTGGGGATTGATAAGGAGACATATTTAGGAGTCATGCTGCAAAATGCCGCAAATCCAAAATTTCGCTTACCACAGGGCACGAAACCGTCAGAATTTTTTGAAAAGAATGACCCCACACCAGGTCAACCAGGAATCAACGAAGTAATCAAGATGCCAGGGCATCCCAAAGGTTCGATCTTTGTGTTAGATGGACTGCTTGCGAGTTCGCCTGGATACTTGGCTGGCGAGCAACTAAACGGGATGTCTGCGTACCAAAACACGCTGGCTCCGCCACCCCATGAACCGACATCGGACACCGAAGTACTCAGGCGTGGGGCTGCGGTATTTGAGAAAGCAAATTGTGCGAGTTGCCACAGCGGGCGCTATTTTACGAATCATGACGTGATTCCAGAACAAGAAGTGCAAGCGCAACCCTCCCGCGCAGCAGCGCTGGCAAAGTTTCCGCAAATGTTTATTCCCCCAGAAACTTATCCTGGTAATATTGCCGTACCACCCCCAGCCGATCCGCCGGTGATATCGGTGCCTTTAGATATCACACCGCAGCGAGTCCGCGATTTGGCTTATGCTGTCGGTAATCCTGCTGGCGGCTACAAAGTACAGAATTTAATTGGATTGTACTTAACTGCGCCCTATCTCCATGATGGCGGTGTTGCCGCAAGTTCAGAAGCGTTACAGCAAGACGCTGATGGTTTTTACACAGTTGCGAACCCTGACCAAATGGGATTAGCAGGCACTTCGATGCAATGGATTAACCCAGATCCAGAAGCAAGTTTGCGCGTATTGCTCGATCGCAATCTTCGTGAAGTTGCAATTAATCAAAATCGCGCTAGTCGCGACTTACAAATGATTAATGCCGATGGCAGCGGTCACAATTACTGGGTCGATGCCCGTGCTGGATTCACCGCACAACAGCAAACCGATTTAATTCAATTCTTGCTTTCGATTGATGACGATCCCGCTGTGTTGCCCGATCCTACTTTAAAAGTGGCAACAGCGACAGAGCAAGAATAA
- a CDS encoding SDR family NAD(P)-dependent oxidoreductase: MANTVLITGASQGIGKATALRFAQEGYDIVLAARQSDRLEAAAEKVQSCGQKASLFRQMFASTHKFRRLLSRRAVRSCGCADQ, encoded by the coding sequence ATGGCTAATACCGTCCTAATTACAGGTGCATCACAGGGAATTGGTAAAGCAACCGCACTCCGATTTGCGCAGGAAGGATATGACATTGTTCTAGCAGCGCGCCAAAGCGATCGCCTCGAAGCTGCTGCCGAAAAAGTGCAATCCTGCGGTCAAAAAGCCTCGCTGTTTCGACAGATGTTCGCGAGTACGCACAAGTTCAGGCGCTTGTTGAGCAGGCGCGCAGTTCGGTCATGTGGATGTGCTGATCAATAA
- a CDS encoding SDR family oxidoreductase, whose translation MGPVEDASLSDWQQILNTNLWGYIHTIHALLPHFLERGSGTIVNVSSIGGLDPIPYQVPYTTSKYAVTGLTKALHAELAPKGIHVCGIYPSFIRTQLMERALFRGKDEDARYNLVNTAFHSPLLEKPEDVAQAVWKAVRHRQDVVVGTAKLWTTLHHTVPGLMNFVFRRVFGMSDRRSVSSTHSTS comes from the coding sequence ATGGGTCCGGTCGAAGACGCTTCGTTGAGCGATTGGCAGCAGATCCTCAACACCAATCTTTGGGGATATATTCATACGATTCACGCGCTGTTACCCCACTTCCTAGAACGCGGTAGCGGTACGATTGTCAACGTCAGTTCGATCGGCGGACTTGACCCAATTCCTTATCAGGTGCCATACACAACGAGTAAATACGCGGTGACGGGATTAACCAAAGCCTTACACGCCGAATTAGCGCCAAAGGGAATTCATGTCTGCGGTATTTATCCGAGTTTCATCCGGACTCAATTAATGGAACGCGCGCTATTTCGTGGCAAGGATGAGGACGCACGCTATAATCTCGTGAATACAGCTTTTCACTCTCCCCTACTAGAGAAACCGGAGGATGTCGCTCAAGCGGTTTGGAAAGCCGTCAGACATCGGCAAGATGTGGTTGTGGGTACGGCAAAACTGTGGACAACCTTACATCATACGGTTCCTGGATTGATGAACTTTGTTTTCCGACGCGTTTTTGGGATGAGCGATCGCCGTAGTGTCAGTTCCACGCACTCAACTTCCTAA
- the ndhI gene encoding NAD(P)H-quinone oxidoreductase subunit I encodes MFNFFKQVGDYAKEAVQAGRYIGQGLSVTFDHMRRRPVTVQYPYEKLIPSERFRGRIHFEFDKCISCEVCVRVCPINLPVVDWEFDKASKKKKLKHYSIDFGVCIFCGNCVEFCPTNCLSFTEEYELCVYDRHELNLDNVAMGRLPYKVTQDPMVTPLRELVYLPKGVMNPHGVSPSERRAGLFPSEILEQAVKDSENSSEA; translated from the coding sequence ATGTTTAACTTTTTCAAGCAAGTAGGTGACTACGCCAAAGAAGCGGTGCAAGCTGGTCGCTACATTGGGCAAGGACTGTCAGTTACCTTCGATCATATGCGTCGTCGCCCAGTCACCGTGCAGTATCCTTACGAAAAACTCATTCCTTCTGAACGTTTTCGTGGTCGGATTCATTTTGAGTTTGATAAATGTATTTCTTGCGAAGTGTGTGTTCGAGTCTGCCCGATCAATCTCCCTGTAGTAGATTGGGAATTTGATAAAGCTAGTAAAAAGAAAAAGCTCAAGCACTACAGCATTGACTTTGGTGTTTGTATCTTCTGTGGCAATTGCGTTGAGTTTTGCCCGACGAATTGTTTGTCATTTACCGAAGAGTACGAACTCTGCGTCTATGACCGCCACGAGTTAAACCTGGATAATGTTGCGATGGGCAGACTACCATATAAAGTTACGCAAGATCCGATGGTGACTCCACTGCGCGAGTTAGTTTACCTCCCGAAAGGAGTGATGAATCCTCACGGTGTTTCACCTAGTGAGCGGCGAGCCGGTCTATTTCCTTCAGAGATTTTGGAGCAAGCTGTAAAAGATAGCGAAAATAGCAGTGAAGCGTAA
- the nuoB gene encoding NADH-quinone oxidoreductase subunit NuoB — MSSIDFNSDDSFGKERIVAPASYEVTQQLSENVILTTLDDLYNWARLSSLYPLLYGTACCFIEFAALIGSRFDFDRFGLVPRASPRQADLIILAGTLNMKMSQPTMRLYAQMPEPKYVIAMGACMITGGMFSADSPTAVRGADKILPIDVYIPGCPPRPEAIMDAIVKLRKKIANESLQERSKIKQTHRFYSTTHNMKVGSRILTGEYLRSPSRQNPPPEITQAMGMEIPPALQSVENENVNQG; from the coding sequence ATGAGTTCTATCGATTTCAACTCAGATGACTCTTTTGGGAAAGAAAGAATAGTCGCTCCCGCTAGCTATGAAGTTACGCAGCAACTCTCCGAAAACGTCATTTTGACAACGCTAGACGATCTCTATAACTGGGCTAGATTATCGAGTCTCTATCCTCTGTTGTACGGTACTGCTTGTTGCTTCATTGAATTTGCAGCGTTGATTGGTTCGCGATTCGACTTTGACCGATTTGGTTTAGTTCCGCGTGCTAGCCCGCGTCAAGCTGACTTAATTATTTTGGCAGGCACACTTAACATGAAAATGTCTCAACCGACGATGCGTCTCTACGCACAAATGCCTGAGCCAAAGTACGTGATTGCGATGGGAGCGTGCATGATTACGGGTGGTATGTTCAGCGCTGATTCTCCTACAGCGGTTCGCGGGGCGGATAAAATTCTGCCGATTGATGTTTACATCCCTGGTTGTCCTCCCCGCCCTGAAGCAATCATGGATGCGATCGTCAAACTTCGTAAAAAAATTGCTAATGAATCGCTCCAAGAGCGGAGCAAGATTAAGCAAACGCATCGCTTCTACAGCACGACGCACAACATGAAAGTTGGTTCGCGCATTCTGACAGGTGAATACCTGCGATCGCCTTCGCGTCAAAACCCACCGCCAGAAATTACACAAGCAATGGGCATGGAAATCCCGCCTGCGCTTCAGTCGGTAGAAAACGAGAACGTGAACCAAGGCTAA
- the galK gene encoding galactokinase, with product MNFQQVFGNPPQIEASAPGRVNLLGEHTDYNDGFVLPTAIPQRTTVQISLSRDLQHHFYSENLNEKVSVSSDRPPSGFASYIFGCIELLIKSGYTIPPLNVWVNSTVPIGLGLSSSAALEIATLRGLRLLFNLPLNDVELAQIGQQAEIQYAGLNCGIMDQMASSLADTDSMLFLDTRTLERRVLPFPEGAEILVIDSGVHHALAKDSGYNQRRAECEEAARRLHLLALRDITDPHAVEILPEPLQRRARHVITENNRVLEAAQGVSAARFGELMNASHASQRDDYEVSVVAVDTLVAILQKTPGVFGARLTGGGFGGACVALIATGEQAIATDVLEQYNHAGYVGRILVPTQS from the coding sequence ATGAACTTTCAACAGGTATTTGGTAATCCACCCCAAATCGAAGCGAGTGCGCCAGGAAGAGTTAATTTACTTGGCGAACATACCGATTACAACGATGGTTTTGTTCTCCCTACTGCCATCCCTCAACGCACAACCGTACAAATCAGCTTGAGTCGCGATTTGCAGCATCACTTTTACTCGGAAAATTTAAATGAAAAAGTAAGTGTTTCTAGCGATCGCCCGCCGTCTGGATTTGCCAGTTATATTTTTGGCTGTATCGAATTATTAATCAAATCAGGGTACACAATTCCACCACTCAATGTTTGGGTTAACTCTACCGTACCAATCGGTTTAGGTTTATCGAGCAGCGCTGCGTTGGAAATTGCAACGCTGAGGGGATTGCGATTACTTTTCAATCTTCCACTCAATGATGTCGAACTTGCTCAAATTGGACAACAAGCAGAAATTCAGTACGCAGGTTTAAACTGCGGCATTATGGATCAAATGGCATCTAGTTTAGCTGACACCGACTCGATGCTATTTCTCGACACGCGCACGTTAGAACGGCGAGTGTTACCGTTTCCAGAAGGTGCCGAAATTTTGGTTATTGATAGTGGCGTTCATCACGCCCTTGCCAAAGATAGCGGCTACAATCAGCGTCGGGCTGAATGCGAGGAAGCGGCGCGGCGATTGCATCTTCTAGCACTGCGCGACATCACCGATCCACACGCGGTAGAGATCTTACCCGAACCACTACAACGTCGGGCGCGTCATGTGATTACCGAAAACAACCGCGTGCTAGAAGCTGCACAAGGAGTATCCGCCGCACGCTTTGGCGAACTAATGAACGCTTCCCATGCGAGTCAGCGCGATGATTACGAAGTCTCGGTTGTTGCTGTTGATACCTTAGTCGCCATCTTGCAAAAAACACCTGGAGTCTTCGGCGCACGCCTTACGGGAGGGGGGTTTGGCGGAGCTTGCGTTGCTTTAATTGCCACAGGTGAGCAAGCGATCGCCACTGATGTTCTCGAACAGTACAACCACGCAGGTTATGTGGGACGCATTTTAGTTCCTACTCAAAGTTAG
- a CDS encoding Xaa-Pro peptidase family protein, whose amino-acid sequence MKLYSEEVSTKLELMRQILVETEAQGLRLRGTDWFAWATAGASHTVLLTAETGVAEVLVTAQDAWVLTDEIEAQRLKDEELPANFQLNVNPWADAARREAFVRDATCGGKVLSDRPIPHVEKRLPSSLQQHKRIMMSSELARYRQVGRQASEAMTEVLQAAKPTWTEYQLAGAGAEALWARGLHPALTLVAGERRLPLYRHATPSRELLGRQAMLVFCARGYGLYANLTRFVSFGALTDDRAHNHVREIEAEALNLCQLTSARTPRRPLPCQPGVTLDAIYHALAQAYQQHGFPHAIREHHQGGTTGYLAREIVANPTTTDTLVENSVVAWNPSLPGAKIEDTFAIVSDGKLENLTYDPNFPSVEVAGRLRPVPLIN is encoded by the coding sequence ATGAAATTGTACAGTGAAGAAGTTTCCACCAAGCTGGAATTAATGCGTCAAATCCTTGTTGAAACTGAGGCACAAGGTTTACGTCTTCGCGGTACTGATTGGTTTGCTTGGGCAACGGCTGGGGCTTCTCACACGGTACTTCTGACTGCTGAGACGGGAGTTGCAGAAGTCTTGGTAACTGCCCAAGATGCTTGGGTGTTGACCGATGAAATCGAAGCCCAGCGGTTAAAAGATGAAGAATTACCCGCGAATTTTCAGTTAAACGTTAATCCCTGGGCTGATGCAGCCCGTCGCGAAGCCTTTGTGCGGGATGCGACTTGTGGTGGCAAGGTTTTAAGCGATCGCCCGATTCCCCACGTCGAGAAGCGCTTACCATCCTCATTGCAGCAGCATAAAAGAATCATGATGTCAAGTGAGCTAGCGCGATATCGTCAAGTAGGACGCCAAGCCAGCGAAGCGATGACCGAGGTATTACAAGCAGCTAAGCCGACTTGGACTGAGTACCAGTTAGCGGGTGCAGGTGCAGAAGCATTGTGGGCTAGAGGGTTGCATCCAGCTTTAACGTTGGTGGCTGGCGAACGGCGTTTACCCTTGTATCGTCATGCGACACCAAGTCGCGAACTCTTGGGACGACAAGCAATGCTCGTGTTTTGCGCCAGAGGTTATGGATTGTATGCGAATCTTACCCGATTTGTGAGTTTTGGTGCGTTAACAGACGATCGCGCACACAACCACGTGCGTGAAATTGAAGCCGAAGCGTTGAATTTGTGCCAGCTAACGTCGGCGAGGACACCTCGCCGCCCGCTGCCATGCCAGCCTGGAGTGACTTTAGATGCAATTTATCACGCTTTAGCGCAAGCATACCAACAACACGGGTTTCCTCACGCGATTCGCGAACATCACCAGGGAGGAACAACAGGATATCTCGCGCGAGAAATTGTGGCGAATCCTACAACGACTGACACGCTGGTAGAAAACAGCGTTGTTGCTTGGAATCCTAGTTTACCAGGGGCAAAGATTGAAGATACTTTTGCAATTGTGAGTGATGGAAAGTTGGAAAATTTGACTTACGATCCTAACTTTCCCAGCGTGGAAGTAGCAGGAAGGCTGCGCCCTGTGCCTTTAATAAATTAA